From a region of the Georgenia yuyongxinii genome:
- a CDS encoding lipocalin-like domain-containing protein translates to MSDVNEGRVRDRSDRRRPSLAEQLVGAWALVSWTEDVADGTATLLGEDPDGLLLFTPDGYSSVRIRAAADDADGGAGASHVASAGPFHLDERTGRLAHMMSPVPGHGFGEEFLLEVDGDLLTLTTHPLSATPQQRLVWRRAEPRVSDHGELSASRD, encoded by the coding sequence ATGTCGGACGTGAACGAGGGCCGAGTGCGAGACCGCAGCGACCGGCGCAGGCCGAGCCTCGCCGAGCAGCTCGTGGGCGCCTGGGCCCTGGTCAGCTGGACCGAGGACGTCGCGGACGGCACGGCGACCCTGCTGGGTGAGGACCCCGACGGCCTCCTGCTCTTCACCCCGGACGGCTACAGCTCTGTCCGGATCCGCGCCGCGGCCGACGACGCCGACGGCGGGGCGGGCGCCTCGCACGTGGCGAGCGCGGGCCCGTTCCACCTCGATGAGCGGACGGGGCGTCTCGCCCACATGATGTCGCCGGTGCCGGGTCACGGCTTCGGTGAGGAGTTCCTCCTCGAGGTCGACGGCGACCTGCTCACCCTCACGACTCACCCGCTCAGCGCGACGCCGCAGCAGCGGCTGGTCTGGCGACGCGCCGAGCCGAGGGTGTCCGACCACGGCGAGCTGAGCGCCTCCCGCGACTAG
- a CDS encoding RNA polymerase sigma factor — protein sequence MTQGATVRDDTWFDALFRSHATQVHRYLARRAPRDAEDLAADVMAIAWRRRADLPEGAELPWLYRTAAYVLANHRRKHVLVPTDHEPADADDVDPADLVLADDAVRAALTALSPRDRRILLLHAWEGLGGEELAVVLGISRGGADAALSRARARLAAVWDERA from the coding sequence ATGACGCAGGGAGCGACGGTGCGGGACGACACGTGGTTCGACGCGCTTTTCCGCTCACACGCCACACAGGTGCACCGCTACCTGGCACGCCGGGCGCCGCGGGACGCCGAGGACCTCGCCGCCGACGTGATGGCGATCGCCTGGCGCCGGCGGGCAGACCTCCCCGAGGGGGCCGAGCTGCCCTGGCTGTACCGCACCGCGGCGTACGTGCTGGCCAACCACCGCCGCAAGCACGTCTTGGTGCCGACCGACCACGAGCCCGCCGACGCCGATGACGTCGACCCCGCCGATCTCGTCCTCGCCGACGACGCAGTCCGGGCGGCGCTGACGGCGCTGAGCCCGCGGGACCGGCGCATCCTCCTGCTCCACGCCTGGGAGGGTCTGGGCGGGGAGGAGCTCGCCGTCGTGCTCGGCATCAGCCGGGGCGGCGCCGACGCCGCGCTCTCCCGGGCCCGTGCGCGCCTGGCCGCCGTCTGGGACGAACGGGCCTGA
- a CDS encoding YihY/virulence factor BrkB family protein, protein MVQDVEQPDLPVRRPDGPVVGRRPSRRFMLGKAVRDFFSDDCWDRAAGLTFFSVVSIPPLAVAMASVLAVLGQGASTQAVLDVLEILAPDDEALETVSQPVLAVLSHPGAGLSLVLGLLAALWVASGYVGSFGRAMNQIYGVAEGRPLWKLTLWHLVTTVLLVVFAALVALLLLVSGPVTRAVGQVLGLREVTVAVWEAARWPVLLAAATLVVAVLYFATPNVRHPRFRWFSPGAVLALVLAAVASYAFSFYVEIFGRFDITYGSALAGIVVFFIWLWIINMSLLLGAELDAEIERARQLQAGVRADSGVQMTVRDARAIERSARRRRSDEERSRSLRESHGWFHDEDESDRSAGT, encoded by the coding sequence ATGGTGCAGGACGTGGAGCAGCCCGACCTGCCCGTACGTCGCCCGGACGGGCCGGTGGTGGGCCGGCGGCCCTCCCGCCGCTTCATGCTCGGCAAGGCCGTGCGGGACTTCTTTTCCGACGACTGCTGGGACCGGGCGGCGGGGCTGACCTTCTTCAGCGTGGTGTCGATCCCGCCGCTCGCTGTCGCGATGGCGTCGGTGCTCGCGGTCCTGGGCCAGGGCGCAAGTACCCAGGCCGTGCTGGACGTCCTGGAGATCCTCGCCCCGGACGACGAGGCCCTGGAGACGGTGAGCCAGCCGGTCCTCGCGGTCCTCAGCCACCCCGGTGCGGGTCTCTCGCTGGTGCTCGGACTGCTGGCGGCGCTGTGGGTGGCCTCCGGCTATGTCGGCTCGTTCGGCCGGGCGATGAACCAGATCTACGGGGTGGCCGAGGGGCGGCCGCTGTGGAAGCTGACCCTGTGGCACCTGGTCACCACCGTGCTCCTCGTGGTCTTTGCGGCGCTGGTGGCCCTGCTGCTGCTCGTCTCCGGGCCGGTGACCCGCGCCGTCGGGCAAGTGCTCGGGCTGCGTGAGGTGACCGTGGCCGTCTGGGAGGCGGCACGCTGGCCGGTGCTGCTGGCCGCCGCGACCCTGGTCGTGGCGGTGCTGTACTTCGCCACTCCGAACGTGCGTCACCCCCGGTTCCGGTGGTTCTCGCCCGGGGCGGTGCTCGCCCTCGTGCTGGCGGCGGTGGCCTCCTACGCGTTCAGCTTCTACGTGGAGATCTTCGGCCGGTTCGACATCACGTACGGCTCTGCGCTCGCCGGCATCGTCGTGTTCTTCATCTGGCTGTGGATCATCAACATGTCCCTGCTGCTCGGCGCCGAGCTCGACGCCGAGATCGAGCGCGCCCGGCAGCTGCAGGCCGGCGTCCGCGCGGACAGCGGCGTGCAGATGACGGTGCGTGACGCCCGTGCCATCGAGCGCTCGGCACGCCGCCGCCGCTCGGACGAGGAGCGCTCACGCAGCCTGCGCGAGTCGCACGGGTGGTTCCACGACGAGGACGAGTCCGACCGCTCCGCAGGCACGTAG
- a CDS encoding patatin-like phospholipase family protein has product MRWTLRRPEVRADVVGLVISGGGSRSSFQIGALRYLYDRQGITPTVFTGTSAGSILAAVLAQSAEPAGQRRALAELERIWLAMRQDSDMFTEQEWYATLRERGPAWVKAFSRQQRRRGTLGRTFARVASMTGGHTSDTAAVNAGDTGDAAESTTTPDSAATPDSADGSTPDAPAGPRAAVESDQPTAGSTWNPINVVELLYALREAGRARPDLEVIVRGAQRERSMYRPGPIVEQLLDPAVFVPERVATSGVTLRVAVVALESGELRYVTETGALVDRHDGPVPGTAPVPLVDALYASCAIPAVFPPVRLGEEHYVDGGVRETLPAEIAVEHLGVTRCFAVVASPPGVPHQESYAEKDMLTIVLRSTAGIMSDEALHDEVNYARRAGATVIAPELDVHDALTIDPGLVTIAMDYGYLRAAEVCANSSEEERQLVRDLVTLRREVWALESDLLGPAAGEDAAGPAVAEPDLAELVALKHRLRALVDQAPQAWLPPGAQDWWRTYERHPWEPPVAPTWAG; this is encoded by the coding sequence ATGAGGTGGACCCTGCGACGCCCGGAGGTCCGGGCGGACGTCGTGGGACTGGTGATCAGCGGCGGCGGTTCCCGTTCCAGCTTCCAGATCGGCGCGCTGCGCTACCTGTACGACCGCCAGGGCATCACCCCGACCGTCTTCACCGGTACCTCGGCCGGCTCCATCCTCGCCGCGGTCCTTGCGCAGTCGGCCGAGCCCGCCGGCCAGCGTCGGGCGCTCGCCGAGCTCGAGCGTATCTGGCTCGCGATGCGCCAGGACTCGGACATGTTCACCGAGCAGGAGTGGTACGCCACGCTGCGGGAGCGGGGCCCGGCCTGGGTCAAGGCTTTCTCCCGCCAGCAGCGGCGGCGCGGCACCCTCGGCCGCACCTTCGCCCGCGTCGCGAGCATGACGGGCGGCCACACGTCCGACACGGCCGCGGTGAACGCGGGGGACACGGGGGACGCCGCGGAGTCGACGACCACCCCCGACTCCGCCGCCACCCCCGACTCCGCGGACGGCTCGACACCCGACGCGCCGGCCGGTCCGCGCGCGGCCGTCGAGTCCGACCAGCCGACGGCGGGCAGCACCTGGAACCCGATCAACGTGGTCGAGCTGCTCTACGCCCTGCGCGAGGCAGGCCGGGCCCGGCCGGACCTGGAGGTCATCGTGCGGGGGGCCCAGCGGGAACGGTCGATGTACAGGCCCGGCCCGATCGTCGAGCAGCTGCTCGACCCGGCGGTCTTCGTGCCCGAGCGGGTGGCGACCTCCGGTGTGACGCTGCGGGTCGCCGTCGTCGCCCTCGAGTCCGGCGAGCTGCGCTACGTCACCGAGACCGGGGCGCTCGTGGACCGGCACGACGGCCCGGTGCCCGGCACCGCCCCGGTCCCGCTCGTCGACGCGCTCTACGCCTCGTGCGCGATCCCGGCGGTATTCCCGCCGGTGCGGCTGGGCGAGGAGCACTACGTCGACGGCGGGGTGCGGGAGACCCTGCCGGCCGAGATCGCCGTCGAGCACCTGGGGGTCACCCGGTGCTTCGCCGTCGTCGCCTCACCGCCCGGGGTGCCGCACCAGGAGAGCTACGCGGAGAAGGACATGCTCACCATCGTGCTGCGCAGCACCGCGGGGATCATGTCCGACGAGGCCCTGCACGACGAGGTCAACTACGCCCGCCGGGCGGGGGCCACCGTCATCGCCCCCGAGCTCGACGTGCACGACGCCCTGACGATCGATCCGGGCCTGGTCACGATCGCGATGGACTACGGCTACCTCCGGGCGGCCGAGGTGTGCGCGAACTCCTCGGAGGAGGAGCGTCAGCTCGTGCGTGACCTGGTCACGCTGCGCCGGGAGGTGTGGGCGCTGGAGAGCGACCTCCTCGGTCCGGCGGCGGGCGAGGACGCCGCCGGTCCAGCCGTCGCAGAGCCGGACCTGGCCGAGCTGGTGGCCCTCAAGCACCGGCTGCGCGCGCTGGTGGACCAGGCGCCGCAGGCGTGGCTGCCGCCAGGAGCGCAGGACTGGTGGCGCACCTACGAGCGGCATCCGTGGGAGCCGCCGGTCGCGCCGACCTGGGCGGGCTGA
- a CDS encoding SDR family oxidoreductase, whose amino-acid sequence MSAPAVAVTGSTGRLGGRVVRRLAAAGIAQRLIVRDAARAPELPGADVAVTTYADPAASRAALKGVETVFMVSGTEAPDRMAEHRTFIDAAVAAGVRRIVYTSFFGAAPQATFTHARLHWETEGYLRASGLGYVALRDNLYLDFMTALMGRDGVIRGPAGDGRVAAVAQDDIADAAAAILRDPAGHDGHVYDLTGPEELTLTEVAAILREHLARQVRYVAETVEEAFASRAHYGAPVWEVEAWVSTYTAIAAGEMAGVTDDVRRLTGHPATSLAELLARS is encoded by the coding sequence GTGAGCGCGCCCGCCGTCGCCGTCACCGGGTCGACCGGCCGCCTCGGTGGCCGGGTGGTGCGGCGTCTCGCCGCGGCCGGGATCGCGCAGCGCCTGATCGTCCGGGACGCCGCCCGCGCCCCGGAGCTGCCCGGGGCGGACGTCGCTGTCACCACCTACGCCGACCCCGCAGCATCCCGTGCCGCGCTCAAGGGCGTGGAGACGGTGTTCATGGTCTCCGGCACGGAGGCCCCCGACCGGATGGCCGAGCACCGCACGTTCATCGACGCGGCCGTCGCCGCCGGGGTCCGGCGCATCGTGTACACCTCCTTCTTCGGGGCGGCGCCGCAGGCGACCTTCACGCACGCCCGACTGCACTGGGAGACCGAGGGGTACCTGCGCGCCTCCGGTCTGGGATACGTGGCCCTGCGCGACAACCTCTACCTCGACTTCATGACCGCCCTCATGGGCAGGGACGGCGTGATCCGCGGCCCCGCGGGCGACGGCCGGGTGGCCGCGGTCGCCCAGGACGACATCGCCGACGCCGCAGCCGCGATCCTGCGCGACCCCGCTGGCCACGACGGGCACGTCTACGACCTCACCGGACCCGAGGAACTGACCCTCACCGAGGTGGCGGCGATCCTCCGCGAGCACCTGGCCCGACAGGTCCGGTACGTGGCGGAGACGGTCGAGGAGGCGTTCGCGTCCCGGGCGCACTACGGGGCACCCGTGTGGGAGGTCGAGGCCTGGGTGAGCACCTACACGGCGATCGCCGCCGGCGAGATGGCCGGCGTCACCGACGACGTCCGGCGCCTGACAGGCCACCCGGCCACATCCCTCGCCGAGCTGCTCGCCCGCTCCTGA
- a CDS encoding DUF169 domain-containing protein produces MALTSHALTFDAADASRLAQFWSAALGRPVPSDVAARASSCASGTAVVGLRDVPGAGGRPYGGGAGMSAGR; encoded by the coding sequence GTGGCACTGACCTCGCACGCGCTCACCTTCGACGCCGCCGATGCCTCGCGGCTCGCGCAGTTCTGGTCCGCCGCTCTGGGCCGCCCCGTGCCGTCCGACGTCGCTGCCCGAGCCTCGTCGTGCGCGAGCGGTACCGCGGTGGTAGGCCTGAGGGATGTCCCAGGCGCAGGAGGAAGGCCCTACGGCGGGGGAGCCGGCATGAGCGCCGGCCGGTGA
- a CDS encoding GNAT family N-acetyltransferase produces MTAVTVRRVGGEDWPTLKAVRLRALDADPAAFTSTLAREEAFTDAVWQERAGAGRSFVACRADAVVGLVSYYAEDGRPRERQLVSMWVAPEARRSGVARALVDAVLDAAAAEGAERLTLFVVDDNEAARRLYEQLGFVATGEVQELPSDALRTEARYALPLASAT; encoded by the coding sequence GTGACCGCCGTGACGGTGCGCCGCGTCGGCGGCGAGGACTGGCCCACCCTGAAGGCGGTGCGCCTGCGCGCCCTGGACGCCGACCCGGCCGCCTTCACCTCCACGCTCGCCCGCGAGGAGGCCTTCACCGACGCCGTCTGGCAGGAACGGGCGGGCGCGGGCCGCTCGTTCGTGGCGTGCCGCGCCGACGCCGTCGTCGGGCTGGTGTCCTACTACGCCGAGGACGGCCGGCCCCGGGAGCGACAGCTCGTCTCCATGTGGGTCGCGCCCGAGGCGCGGCGCTCGGGCGTCGCGCGCGCCCTGGTGGACGCGGTGCTGGACGCGGCCGCCGCGGAGGGCGCGGAGCGGCTCACCCTCTTCGTGGTCGACGACAACGAGGCGGCCCGCCGGCTGTACGAACAGCTGGGGTTCGTGGCCACCGGCGAGGTGCAGGAACTGCCGTCGGACGCGCTCCGCACCGAGGCGCGCTACGCGCTGCCGTTGGCTTCGGCCACGTAG
- a CDS encoding antibiotic biosynthesis monooxygenase family protein, which translates to MSIVKMNAITVPADSGDELARRFAARAGALDGVDGFLGFELLQPTDGRTTWLVVTRWLDEATYDAWVASANFAAGHGRGDDGEGRPRPLAVASEVWSFAVAGGSSEA; encoded by the coding sequence ATGAGCATCGTGAAGATGAACGCCATCACCGTCCCGGCCGACAGCGGCGACGAGCTCGCCCGGCGCTTCGCCGCGCGAGCCGGCGCACTGGACGGCGTCGACGGCTTCCTGGGCTTCGAGCTGCTCCAGCCGACCGACGGGCGCACCACGTGGCTCGTCGTGACCCGCTGGCTGGACGAGGCCACCTACGACGCGTGGGTCGCCTCGGCCAACTTCGCGGCCGGGCACGGCCGCGGGGACGACGGCGAGGGCCGGCCTCGTCCGCTGGCGGTCGCCTCGGAGGTGTGGAGCTTCGCCGTCGCCGGCGGCAGCTCGGAAGCCTGA
- a CDS encoding CYTH domain-containing protein — translation MSDTGYGDFEFERKFFVRELPAVVRTEPEPALIVQSYVLAADGYALRIRLEAPAGAVGGVYAPDPVGGAVDTDGLLSALEGTVTFCALTAKGPYVGGTRYEAERELDPMVGLAMVRRGGALVVKYRHSVWLGVDGWVIDEFLGDNAPLVVAECERGGPVTDLAIPDFCLTEVTDDPRFANDALAGSPYGRWRGAFEREVALTGPRFLQDFGHNELGLPSDV, via the coding sequence ATGAGCGACACCGGCTACGGGGACTTCGAGTTCGAGCGCAAGTTCTTCGTGCGGGAGCTGCCCGCCGTCGTCCGCACCGAACCTGAGCCCGCCCTCATCGTCCAGAGCTACGTCCTCGCCGCCGACGGCTACGCACTGCGCATCCGGCTGGAGGCACCGGCCGGAGCCGTCGGCGGGGTGTACGCACCCGACCCGGTAGGCGGCGCGGTCGATACGGACGGACTTCTGAGCGCGCTCGAGGGCACGGTGACGTTCTGCGCCCTGACCGCCAAGGGGCCCTACGTCGGCGGCACCCGCTACGAGGCCGAGCGCGAGCTTGACCCCATGGTCGGCCTGGCCATGGTCCGCCGCGGCGGAGCACTTGTGGTGAAGTACCGGCACTCCGTGTGGCTGGGCGTCGACGGGTGGGTGATCGACGAGTTCCTCGGCGACAACGCCCCGCTCGTGGTGGCCGAGTGTGAGCGCGGCGGCCCGGTCACCGACCTCGCGATCCCCGACTTCTGCCTGACCGAGGTCACCGACGATCCCCGATTCGCCAACGACGCCCTGGCCGGCTCGCCCTACGGCAGGTGGCGCGGGGCGTTCGAGCGGGAGGTCGCGCTCACCGGGCCGCGGTTCCTCCAGGACTTCGGCCACAACGAGCTGGGGCTGCCCTCGGACGTCTGA
- a CDS encoding TetR/AcrR family transcriptional regulator, which translates to MPRAGLNPERVVDLGCEIADEMGWDGLTLAAVAQRAGVRLPSLYKHVANADDLRTRIAVRALSGLRESLAAAVEDAPGQELDALARAYRDFARAHPGRYPAVVRAARPDEPELAAAGGALLEVINAALAGYGLAGDDLVDAVRILRSALHGFVTLEAGGGFRMARDVEQTFTRMVAGLDAALGALSARA; encoded by the coding sequence ATGCCTAGGGCGGGGCTCAACCCCGAGCGCGTCGTCGACCTCGGCTGCGAGATCGCCGACGAGATGGGCTGGGACGGGCTCACCCTGGCGGCGGTCGCCCAGCGGGCCGGGGTGCGGCTGCCCTCCCTGTACAAGCACGTCGCCAACGCGGACGACCTGCGCACCCGGATCGCCGTGCGCGCCCTGAGCGGGCTACGTGAGTCGCTCGCCGCGGCGGTCGAGGACGCCCCGGGTCAGGAGCTGGACGCGCTCGCCCGTGCCTACCGCGACTTCGCCCGCGCCCACCCGGGCCGTTATCCCGCCGTCGTCCGCGCCGCACGACCGGACGAGCCCGAGCTCGCCGCCGCCGGTGGGGCGCTGCTCGAGGTGATCAACGCGGCCCTGGCCGGGTACGGGCTGGCGGGTGATGACCTGGTCGACGCCGTGCGGATCCTGCGCAGCGCGCTGCACGGCTTCGTCACCCTCGAGGCGGGGGGCGGGTTTCGTATGGCGCGTGACGTCGAGCAGACCTTCACCCGGATGGTCGCGGGCCTCGACGCCGCGCTCGGGGCGTTGAGCGCCCGCGCCTGA
- a CDS encoding alpha/beta fold hydrolase: MTTTMYLDRPGGRIAYDLTGTGPLVLALPGMGDLRQGFRHLVPGLVGAGFAVATTDLRGHGESDPTFTEYGDLPTGQDALALADALSPDRPVVLVGSSMGAGAALWAAAERPDRVAALVLLGPFARDGGGAGLVKTLMRVALLRPWGPRVWSWYHTSLLAGRPPADHAGYRARNDAALRRPAYWRAFRDTVAQTTHAPVEARLAGVQAPALVVMGGKDPDFKDPAAETRWLAGRLGGAEVLLRPQSGHYPHADDAAEVAPAVAKFLVRRVLRDGADA, encoded by the coding sequence ATGACCACCACCATGTACCTCGACCGGCCGGGCGGCCGGATCGCCTACGACCTCACGGGCACCGGGCCGCTGGTCCTCGCGCTGCCGGGCATGGGCGACCTGCGTCAGGGCTTCCGGCACCTCGTGCCCGGGCTGGTGGGTGCCGGCTTCGCGGTGGCCACGACGGACCTGCGCGGCCACGGCGAGTCCGACCCGACCTTCACCGAGTACGGCGACCTCCCCACCGGCCAGGACGCCCTGGCGCTCGCGGACGCGCTCTCGCCCGACCGGCCCGTGGTGCTCGTCGGCAGCTCGATGGGCGCCGGTGCCGCGCTGTGGGCGGCCGCCGAGCGGCCGGACCGCGTCGCCGCGCTCGTCCTGCTCGGCCCGTTCGCCCGGGACGGCGGTGGCGCGGGGCTTGTCAAGACGCTCATGCGCGTGGCCCTGCTGCGCCCCTGGGGACCGCGGGTGTGGTCGTGGTACCACACCTCCCTCCTGGCCGGCCGCCCCCCGGCCGACCACGCCGGCTACCGCGCCCGCAATGACGCCGCCCTGCGCCGGCCGGCCTACTGGCGCGCCTTCCGCGACACCGTCGCCCAGACCACCCACGCCCCCGTCGAGGCACGGCTCGCCGGCGTGCAGGCACCGGCACTGGTGGTGATGGGCGGCAAGGACCCGGACTTCAAGGACCCGGCCGCCGAGACGCGGTGGCTCGCCGGCCGGCTCGGCGGGGCCGAGGTGCTGCTTCGCCCGCAGTCCGGGCACTACCCCCACGCCGACGACGCCGCCGAGGTGGCCCCCGCCGTCGCCAAGTTCCTGGTGCGCCGGGTGCTGAGGGACGGCGCGGATGCCTAG
- a CDS encoding FAD-binding dehydrogenase — protein MDADVVVVGAGLAGLVATAELAAAGRRVVLVDQEGTANLGGQAYWSFGGLLLVDSPEQRRLGVRDSLDLAWQDWEGTAGFDRPEDYWPRRWARAYVEFTAGEKRAWLHGLGVRFFPVVGWAERGGSGATGPGNSVPPFHIVWGTGPGVVAPFATKVRAAVDAGLVRLAPRHRVDALTITDGVVDGVRGTVLEPDDAPRGAPSSRVPAGEFELHADAVVVTTGGIGGDQERVRRYWPARLGPPPAHMLTGVPAYVDGRMLDIAATAGAHLINRDRMWHYTEGITNHSPVWPGHGIRILPGPSSLWLDATGRRLPVPLYPGFDTLATLAHLRRTGHDHSWFVLTQRIIEKELALSGSEQNPDLTGKNLRLLAQRVRSGAPGPVEVFKDRGADFVVAPMLPELVAGMNALTPRPLLDRADVEREVLARDREMANPFTKDLQIVALRQARTYRGDKLVRVAAPHRLLDPAAGPLIAVRLHVLTRKTLGGIETDLDARVLRPDGTALPGLYAAGEVAGFGGGGMHGYRSLEGSFLGGCLFSGRTAGRAVAAATS, from the coding sequence ATGGACGCCGACGTCGTCGTCGTAGGAGCGGGCCTGGCCGGGCTCGTGGCCACCGCCGAGCTGGCCGCGGCCGGCCGCCGCGTGGTGCTGGTCGACCAGGAGGGCACCGCGAACCTGGGCGGACAGGCGTACTGGTCCTTCGGTGGCTTGCTCCTCGTGGACTCGCCGGAGCAGCGGCGCCTGGGGGTGCGCGACTCCCTCGACCTTGCCTGGCAGGACTGGGAGGGCACCGCCGGCTTCGACCGGCCCGAGGACTACTGGCCGCGCCGGTGGGCCCGGGCGTACGTGGAGTTCACCGCCGGGGAGAAGCGGGCGTGGCTGCACGGCCTGGGCGTGCGGTTCTTCCCGGTGGTCGGCTGGGCCGAGCGCGGCGGCTCCGGCGCGACCGGGCCGGGCAACTCGGTGCCCCCCTTCCACATCGTCTGGGGCACCGGACCGGGGGTGGTGGCACCGTTCGCCACGAAGGTGCGGGCCGCCGTCGACGCCGGACTGGTGCGCCTGGCCCCTCGGCACCGGGTGGACGCCCTGACGATCACCGACGGTGTGGTCGACGGCGTGCGCGGCACCGTGCTCGAGCCCGACGACGCACCGCGCGGTGCGCCGTCGTCCCGCGTGCCGGCGGGCGAGTTCGAGCTGCACGCGGATGCCGTCGTGGTCACCACCGGCGGCATCGGCGGAGACCAGGAGCGGGTGCGCCGGTACTGGCCGGCCCGGCTGGGCCCGCCGCCGGCGCACATGCTCACCGGCGTGCCCGCGTACGTGGACGGCCGGATGCTCGACATCGCCGCCACCGCGGGCGCGCACCTCATCAACCGCGACCGCATGTGGCACTACACCGAGGGCATCACCAACCACTCACCGGTCTGGCCGGGCCACGGCATCCGGATCCTGCCCGGTCCGTCCTCGCTGTGGCTGGACGCCACCGGGCGCCGCCTGCCCGTCCCGCTCTATCCCGGCTTCGACACCCTCGCCACCCTGGCGCACCTGCGCCGCACCGGGCACGACCACAGCTGGTTCGTGCTCACCCAGCGCATCATCGAGAAGGAGCTCGCCCTCTCCGGCTCCGAGCAGAACCCGGACCTGACCGGCAAGAACCTGCGACTGCTGGCCCAACGGGTGCGCTCCGGCGCGCCGGGCCCGGTGGAGGTCTTCAAGGACCGCGGGGCGGACTTCGTCGTCGCCCCCATGCTGCCCGAGCTGGTCGCGGGAATGAACGCGCTGACGCCGCGGCCGCTGCTGGACCGCGCCGACGTCGAGCGCGAGGTGCTGGCCCGGGACCGGGAGATGGCCAACCCGTTCACCAAGGACCTCCAGATCGTCGCGCTGCGACAGGCCCGCACCTACCGCGGCGACAAGCTGGTGCGGGTGGCCGCCCCGCACCGGCTGCTCGACCCGGCCGCGGGCCCGCTCATCGCCGTGCGGCTGCACGTGCTCACCCGCAAGACCCTCGGCGGGATCGAGACCGACCTCGACGCGCGCGTGCTGCGTCCCGACGGCACCGCGCTGCCCGGGCTCTACGCGGCCGGGGAGGTGGCCGGTTTCGGCGGCGGCGGCATGCACGGGTACCGCTCGCTCGAGGGCTCGTTCCTCGGCGGGTGCCTGTTCTCCGGGCGGACGGCGGGCCGGGCGGTGGCGGCCGCGACGTCCTGA
- a CDS encoding 1-acyl-sn-glycerol-3-phosphate acyltransferase, which produces MRRALARIYWGVSRWTFRGTTLPREGAGILIGAPHTSNWDFVLMLAITWRLGISVRFLGKHQLFRRPFGPLMRALGGIPVDRRDPSRLVDELVGRISAGERFYLVITPEGTRGATTVWKSGFYRVARATGMPVTLGYVDRSTMTTGLGPTLHLTGDVAGDMDRIRAFYAGKTGVRPSLGCEPRLRDEGTHDDESAQSAGLTDKGPHSDLR; this is translated from the coding sequence ATGCGCCGGGCCCTGGCCCGCATCTACTGGGGCGTGAGCCGGTGGACCTTCCGCGGCACGACACTGCCGCGCGAGGGTGCCGGGATCCTGATCGGCGCCCCGCACACGTCCAACTGGGACTTCGTGCTCATGCTCGCGATCACCTGGCGGCTGGGGATCTCGGTGCGGTTCCTGGGCAAGCACCAGCTGTTCCGGCGGCCGTTCGGGCCGCTCATGCGGGCGCTCGGTGGCATCCCGGTGGACCGGCGTGATCCGTCCCGGCTCGTCGACGAGCTGGTCGGTCGCATCAGCGCCGGCGAGCGTTTCTACCTCGTCATCACCCCTGAGGGGACCCGGGGCGCCACCACCGTGTGGAAGTCGGGGTTCTACCGTGTCGCCCGCGCCACCGGCATGCCCGTCACGCTGGGCTACGTCGACCGCTCGACGATGACCACCGGGCTGGGCCCCACCCTGCACCTGACCGGTGACGTCGCCGGGGACATGGACCGGATTCGCGCGTTCTACGCGGGCAAGACCGGTGTGCGGCCGAGCCTGGGGTGCGAGCCGCGCCTGCGGGACGAGGGCACCCATGATGACGAGAGCGCCCAAAGTGCGGGCCTCACCGACAAGGGGCCGCACTCGGACCTCCGCTGA
- a CDS encoding cold-shock protein — protein sequence MATGTVKWFNAEKGFGFIAPDDNSADVFVHYSAITSSGYRSLDENQKVEFDVTQGPKGPQAENVRPL from the coding sequence ATGGCAACCGGAACCGTGAAGTGGTTCAACGCGGAAAAGGGCTTCGGCTTCATCGCGCCCGACGACAACTCCGCCGACGTGTTCGTGCACTACTCGGCGATCACCTCCAGCGGCTACCGCTCGCTGGACGAGAACCAGAAGGTCGAGTTCGACGTCACGCAGGGCCCCAAGGGCCCGCAGGCCGAGAACGTCCGCCCGCTCTGA